The nucleotide sequence TGACGGTGGCCTTGGTGGCCTTGGTGACGCTCTTGACGTCACCGCCCTTGGCCTGGTGGACGATCAGGTCGCCGCCCAGGACGGGCAGACCGTCGTAGGTGCGGTCGTAGCGGGTGTGGGTGGTGCCGTCGGCGTCCTTGATGACGTCCTTGACGACCAGCTTCTCCTTGGCGCCGAGGCCGAGCGACGAGGCGGTGTCCGCCTTGGTCGCGTTGGCCTCGCGGAGCAGCTCGGCGCGGGCCGAGGCGGTGAGCGCCGTGGGCTGGCCGCCGGACTTGGCCGGGGCGGCACCCGCGGTGCCGGTGGTCATTCCCGAGGCGAGCAGGGCCGCCGCGGCGACGACGGTACCGGCCGCGATCACCGAACGCCGCTTGCCGGCACCGGATATGGGCATGCTGAAGGTCTTGCGCACGCGATCTCCTCGTTGCTGTGGGGGGTCAGCGCCGGGCTGCGGGGAAGTGCGGCCCGGTGCTGAACAAGAGGTACTGATGCGTAATGCGTTCGGCAGACTGTCACACAAGTCCCGGACATGTCACGGGTTTCACGACAGGTCGAAGGGAAAATGTTCGTTGAATGCTGATCAACCTTCGGATTCCGGACAGCTCGGTGTAACCGTCGGCGGCCATCGGAGCGCAGGCCAGGACCAGGTCAGGACCAGGTCAGGGCATGCGGCCGGGGCCAGGTCAGGGCGTGAAGAGGCGCCGCCAGGGGGAGTCGGGTCGACCCCTGGCGGCGCCTGTCCTGAGTGAGCCTCACGGCTCCGTCAGAAGGTCAGCTTCCAGCTGTTGATGTAGCCGGTGTCCTGCGCGTACATGTCCTGGACCCGCAGCTTCCAGGTGCCGACCGCGGTCTCGGAGGACGCGTTCACGGTGTACGTGGTCCGCACGTCGTCCGCCGAGTCGAAGAGGCTGGCGCTCTTGAGCGGGTAGGCCGTACCGTCCGGGGCGATCAGGTCGATCACCAGGTCGCCGCGGTAGCTGTGCACGATGTCCACGCCCACCTGGAGGTTGGCCGGCGCGTTCCCGGCCCGGCTCACCGCGATCGGCGAGGTGACCGGCTCACCCGCGTCCGGGATGGCGATGTCCGCGGTGTTCTCGAAGACATTGCCGCCACTGGTGTTCACGGTCCAGGTGAAGGACGCCGTGCCGGTCTTGCCGGCCGAGTCGGTCACCGTGACCGTCACCTGGCTCGACCCGACGGTGGTCGGGGTCCCGGAGATCAGGCCGGTCGAGGAGTCGATCGACAGGCCCGCGGGCAGCCCGTCGGCCGCGTAGCCGAGCGCGCCCGGGTTGGAGCTGGTCGCGGCGATCTGCAGGCTGGTGGCCTGGTTGACGATGCTGGTCTGGGCGCCGGGCGGGGTCACGGTGACCCCGTCGGCGATCCGGGTGCCGACGTTGACCCCGGCCCAGGCACTGGCCACCGCGTTGTACTGCGCGCTGCCCTGGCCGAAGAGCTCGCCCGCCGCCCACAGCGTGGCGTCACGGGCGCCCGCGTAGTTGGTGTTGGAGGTCATCCGCTGGCTCAGCGCCTTGAACCAGATCTTCTCCGCGTTGTCCCGTCCGATGCCGGTGACCGGGAGGTTGTCGTAGGTCGGGCTGTCGTAACTGACGCCGTTGATGACCTTGGCGCCGCTGCCCTCGGAGAGCAGGTAGAAGAAGTGGTTGGCGATGCCGGACGAGTAGTGGACGTCCACATTGCCGACACCGGAGTACCAGCTGTCCTTGGAGGCCCCGTCCTTGCTGGGCTTGTCCATGTAGCGCAGCGGGGTGCCGTCGCCGTTGATGTCGATCTTCTCGCCGACGAGGTAGTCCCCGGGGTCGCTCGCGTTGTTCGCGTAGAACTCGACGGCGGCGGCGAAGATGTCGGAGGTGCCTTCGTTGAGCCCGCCGGACTCACCGCTGTAGGTGAGGTTGGCGGTGGCCGCGGTGACCCCGTGGCTCATCTCGTGCGCGGCGACATCGATGGAGGTCAGCGGCTTGGCATTGCCCGAGCCGTCGCCGTACGTCATGCAGAAGCAGGCGTCCTGCCAGAAGGCGTTGACATAGCCGCTGCTGTAGTGGACCCGGGAGTACGCCCCGACGCCGTCGCCCCTGATGCCGGTGCGGCCGTGGACGTTCTTGTAGTAGTCCCAGGTCTCGGCGGCGCCGTAGTGCGCGTCCACGCCGGCGGTCGCGGCGTCGGAGGTGTTGCCGCTGCCCCAGACGTCGTCGGCGTCGGTGAAGAGCGTGCCGGTGCCCGAGGTGCCGCGGTTGAGGTTGTACGTCTTGTGGTTGCCGCGGCCCGAGTCGGTGAGGTTGTACGAGCCCGCGCTGCCCGAGGTGCCGAGGGTCACCTGACCGCTGTACTGGCTGTTCCCGGTGCCCTTCTTGACGCCCTGGAACTCGAACAGCTTCGCGCCGGTGGCCGCGTCGGTGATGACGTGCAGCTCGTTCGGGGTGCCGTCCTCCTGGAGGCCGCCGACGACCGTCTCATAGGCGAGGGTCGGGGTGCCCTTCGCGGCCCAGATCACCTTGCGGGGCGCCCGCTCGGCCTCGGTCTTCCGTGAACCCTGCGCGTTCGCCGCCTTCACGGCCGCCTTCTCGGCGGTGGCGGGCGCGACGGCGGCGGTGGTGGTCGGCACGGTCAGCCGGGCCTTGGTCGCCTTGGCGACGGTCAGCTGCGCACCGCTCTTCGCCCGGTCGACGACCAGATCGCCGCCGAGGACGGGAAGTCCGGCGTAGGTGCGCTCATAACGGGTGTGGGTGGTGCCGTCGGCGTCCTTGATGACGTCCTTGACGACCAGCTTCTCCTTGGCGCCGAGCTTGAGGCCCTTGGCGGCCTCGCCCTTGGCGGCGTCGGCCTTCCGGATCAGCTCGGCGCGCTGGGCGGGGGACAGCTTGGCGGGGAGGGCGCCGGGGTCGGGGGCGCCGGATATCGTGCGGGCGGCGGGGCGGTCCGCGGCGCCGTCCTGGCGGGCGGCGGCGGTGCCGCTCTGGAAGCCGACGCCGATCATCGCCGCCGCGACGACCAGCGCGCCGGTCGCGACGGCTCGATGGCCTGGGGTGCGACCGGATCTGCGGGCGTTGGGTCTGAGGTGCCGTTGGGGGAGGGATCTCACGCTGACTCCTTCTGCGCTGGCCGCACGGTGGCACGGCCGGGACGACCGGGCGGCTGGGTCGCCGTCCGGGCAGGGCAGGGCAGAGCGGGTGCAGGTGTGGGGTTGGCCTTTGGCGCCACAGGCTGTGGGGATGCGGCGCCCCCGGCCGAGGGAAGAGTGGCACCACTGGACTCGACCTGTCAGGATCGCGACAAGAACTTGTCCGGAAAGCGTCCGTTGACAGCTATGCCGTGTTCGCATGACGGTGATTTACGGTCAAATTCGGCAATGCCCGATGTCGGTGGCGTTCCGTAGCATCGCCCCCATGTCCGACCCCGTGAATCCGATAGACGAGCCTCCGCATTCGCTGACCGAGCCTCACCATATGCTCGGCGCCTATCTTGACTACTTCCGCTCCGTCGTGCCCAACAAGCTCGACGGCCTCTCGGAGCACGAGCTGCGCACCAGCCGACTGCCGTCCGGCTGGACCCCGTTGGAACTGCTCCACCATCTGACCCATGTCGAACGGCGCTGGCTGCGCTGGGGATTCCTGGGTGAGGAGGTGGCCGAGCCCTGGGGCGACCGCGGTCCCGACGACCGATGGCGGGTCCCCGAGGGCATGTCGTCCGCCGAGGTGCGGGCACGGTACGGGGAGCAGTGCGCCTGGTCGCGGGCGACCGTCGCGGGCGTACCGCTGGAGCGGCGGGCGGCCATCGGCGGGCGGTTCCCCACCGAGGCCGAGGCCCCGACGCTCGGCTGGATCCTCTTCCACCTGCTCCAGGAGTACGCCCGCCACGCCGGACAGCTCGATGTCGTACGGGAGTTGGCCGACGGCTCGGTCGGTGAGTGAGACGCCCGGCCCCGCGGTCAGGACGAGTGCGCGGCGGAATCGAAGCGCGGCTCCTCCCGCAGCAGCGCGCTCAGATCGGCGCCGGGCCGCAGCTCCGCCGGGTCCTCGCCCCTGCGGAAGAGGATCGCCCCGGCGTCGATGCCGCCCAGCGTCAGCCGGTCCGCGTCCCGGCGCAGCCAGGTGCCCTCGCGCAGCCCGACCACGGGGACGTCGTTCTCCTCCAGGAACTGCTCGAGCCGCAGGGCCCGGCTCTCGCCCATATGGGCGGTGTCCGGCTCGGCGTCGAGGTAGTGCGGGTTGATCTGGAACGGCAGCAGCCCCAGCGCCTCGAAGGTGGGCGGCTGGACGATGGGCATGTCGTTGGAGGTGCGCAGGGTCGGGCAGGCCATGTTGGTGCCCGCGCTGGAGCCCATGTAGACCGCGCCCGCGGCCACCCGTTCCCGTATCGCCCGGATCAGATCGCGCTCGTGCAACGCCTTGAGCAGCCGGAAGCTGTTGCCGCCGCCGACGAACACCGCCTGCGCCCCGCGTACCAGCTCGGCCGGGTCGTCGGCGGTGTGCGCGCCGGTGACCTCCACGCCCAGCGGCTCCAGGGCCGCGGCCACCTTGGCGGTGTAGCCGTCGTGGTCGGCCAGCGCGTACGGCACGAAGACGAGCCGGCGCGCGCCGTCCAGCACCGAGGCGATCTCCTCGAGTGCGTGATCCAGATAGCCGCGGCCGGGCGCGGCGGAGTTCGACAGCAGCAGCAACTGCATGAGGGGGGCCTTTCTGGCGGAACGGTGGAACGGCGGAACGGAGGGCTGGGGCAGCGAATGAGAAGTGGGGGGATTTGGGGAGAATTGTCGGGAGCGGTGGTAGGTCGCGCCACTCAGCGGCGCGGGGCGCGCCGCGGCCGGGTCGGCGTCAGCAGCCTGCCCAGATCGGCGGCGCCCTGCAGCAGCGGCGCGATCAGCTGCTCCCGGCGGGGGCGCAGCACCTCGGGGGTGGCGGCCAGAGTCAGGGTGCCCACCGGACGTCTGCCCACCAGAACCGGCGCCGCGAGCGCCGCGCTGTCCGGATCGTACTCGCCCTCGGAGTAGGCGTAGCCGTCGCGCCGCACCTCGGAGAAGCGCTCCTCGAGCCGCACCGGATCGGTCGGCGTGTGCTCGCTGAAGCGCGCCATCGGGCGGCCGTACAGCAGCACGGCCCGGTCACCGGGCGGGAGCATACCGAAGTAGGCGCGGGAGGTGGCGCCGGCGTGCGCCGGGTACAGCTCGCCCGCCAGCACGTAGTAGCGCAGCGGGCCGGTGGCCCCGTCCACCGCCGCGACGCAGCGCATGTGCACCCCGTCCGGGACCGCGAACAGCGTGTTCACCCCGACCGTCCCGGCCAGCGTCTCCAGGATCGGCCGGGCCAGGCTGGCCATGCCGCCGCCCCGCTCCCACACCCAGGACAGATGCCACACCGCCGGGCCCAGCCGATAGCGGCGTGAGCGCTTGTCGGACACCAGGAAGCCCCGGTAGGCCAGCGCGGCCAGCAGCCGCTGGGCCACCGACTTGTCCAGCCCGAACTCCTCGGCGATCTCGGTGACGCCCCACTCGGGGCGCTCGCGGTCGAAAGCGAGCAGCACGTTCAGCACGCGGTCCGCGGTCTGGAGGGGCGGGGCGCCGGTTACGGGCTTCTGTTCAGGCATGACGAAAGAGTAAACATTCTCGGATATCGAGAAAACATTGCGCACAGCGCGACGTCGGCGGACCCTGGCGGAGCCGACGGCCGGGCGGATCCCCGGCCAGGCCGACGCCCGGTGGCAGTGCCCGCCCCGCGCGCCGCTTCCCCCGCTCCTCCGGTCGGGCCATCGACGTCACCGATCGCCTCACCGACGCCATCGCCGACGGCCTTACCGATCGCATCTGCCGATCACATCGCCGACGGCGTCCCTGACCGCATTACCGACCACATCACCAACCGCATCACCCCGCCGTGAGAGGCCAGCCGTGCTCAAACACGTCCTTGACATCATCGAACTCCTCGACCGCCCGCAGACCAGCGGCGCCCTCCTCGCCGACCATCTGCGCGCGGTCCAGGCCGCGGCCGGAGCCGACCCGCAGACGGCTCCCGAGGTCGAGGTACGCACCGTCGAGGGCGACAAGGGCAGCACGGACTTCGTCTCCGTCACCGTCCCCGGCCGCCGCGGCAAGCTGGGCGGCGGCGACGCCCCGACCCTGGGCATCCTCGGCCGGCTCGGCGGAGTCGGGGCCCGCCCGGAGCGGATCGGGCTGGTCTCGGACGCCGACGGGGCGGTGGCGGCGCTGTCCGCCGCGGCCAAGCTGCTGGACATGCACGCCCGCGGCGACGTCCTGGACGGCGATGTCACGCTCTCCACCCACGTCTCCGGCTGGGCCCCCACCCAGCCGCACGACCCCGTGCCCTTCATGGACTCCCCGGTGGACACCCTGGTGTGCAATCGCGAGGAGATCTCGCCCGCGATGGACGCGGTCGTCTCCATCGACACCACCAAGGGCAACCGGCTGCTCAACCACCGCGGCGTCGCCCTGTCGCCGACCGTCTGCCAGGGCTGGATCCTGCGGGTCAGTGAGGACCTGGTGGCCGTCCTGGAGAGCGTGACCGGCGAGTCGGCGCGCATCCTGCCGATTACCACGCAGGACATCACCCCGTACGGCAACGGAGTGCACCACCTCAACTCCATCCTCCAGCCCGCCGTCGCCACCACCGCCCCCGTCGTCGGCCTCGCGATCACGGCGAGCTCGGCGGTGGCCGGATGCGCCACGGGCGCCAGCCACGAGACCGACATCGCGGTCGCGGCCCGGTTCGCGGTCGAGACCGCCAAGGAGTTCGGACGCGGCGTCGCCCGCTTCCTGGACCCCGAGGAGTTCGCGCGCCTGGTCGAGCTGTACGGACCCATGACCCACCTCCAGGCCCTCACCCCGGCGGGGTGACCGACCCGTCCCCAGCGGACGGGTGACCGACCCGTCCCTACCGGACCCCGCAGGAGTCCCCATGAACCCGAACACCCAGGCCGGCGCCGACGCCTCGGTCGCGGACGCCCCACCGCGGTCGCACCCCAGAGCCTTCGAGCCGGTCACCCTCGTCCTCACCATCGTGCTGTCGGTCCTCGGCGCCCTGATCGGCATCGTGCTGATCACCTCGCTCGGGGTGTCGCCCAACACGGCCGTGATCGGCGCCCTGGTGGCGATGCTCATCGGCCGGATCCCGGTTGGCGTGCTGACCCGGATGCGCTCCAAGCACCGGCAGAACCTGGTGCAGTCGGCGATCTCCGGTTCCACCTTCGCCGCGGCCAACTCGCTGCTCACCCCGATCGCGGTGCCGTTCGCCCTGGGGCGTAACGACCTGGTGTGGCCCATGCTCGGCGGGGCCGTCATCGGCCTGGCCGTCGACAGCTGGGTGCTGTACCGCGTGTTCGACTCCAAGCTGCTGCCCGCCACCGGCTCCTGGCCGGCCGGGATCGCGGCGGCCGAGACGATCAAGGCCGGGGACACCGGCGGGCGCAAGGCCGCGATCCTGGGCGCGGGCGCGGTGATCGGCTTCGTCGGCGCGCTGTTCAAGCTGCCGACCAGCGCCGCGGGTGTGGGGTTCCTGGGCAACATCTGGGCGCTCGCCATGTTCGGCGTCGGGCTGACCGTGGGGCAGTACGCCCCCGAGTTCGGGTTCGACCTGGGCGCGCGCCATGTGCCGCACGGGCTGATGATCGGCGCGGGGCTCGTCGCCCTGACCCAGGCGCTGCTGCTGATGCGGACGCGGAAGGGCGGGGCGAAGGGGGCCGCCGACGGTCCGGCCGCCGAGGGTCCGGCGGCCCACGGTCCGGATGCCGACGGCGGTCTTACGGTCCAGGCCCCCCAGCTGCGCAGGGGACTGCTGGAGGGCATGGGCCTCTTCGTCTGCGGCGCGATCGTGGTCGCCATCGCGGGCGGTGTGGTCGGCAAGCTCTCCCTGCCCGCCCTGGTCGGCTGGGTGCTGCTGGCCGGTGTCGCCGCCATCGTCCACCAGCTGATCGTGGGGCTGGCGGCGATGCACTCCGGCTGGTTCCCGGCCTTCGCCGTCACCCTGATCTTCCTGATCATCGGTCTGGTGCTGCACATCCCGACCGTGCCGCTCGCCCTGCTGGTCGGCTACACGGCCTCCACCGGCCCCGCCTTCGCCGACCTGGGCTACGACTTCAAGGCGGGCTGGCTGCTGCGCCGGGACGCCGCGCCCTGGCGGCCCTTCGAGATCGAGGGGCGGCGCCAGCAGTACCTCGCCCAGCTCGTCGGCTTCGGTGTCGCGCTGGTCGTCGTCGCCGTCGCCTGGAAGACCTTCTTCTCCGAGGGCAAGGTGCCGCCGGTCGCCGAGGTCTACGTCACCACCATCAAGACCGGCCTCGAACCGGGCACCATGACCACCATGCTGCTGTGGGCGATCCCCGGCGCGCTCGTCCAGCTCCTCGGCGGACCCTCCCGGCAGATGGGCGTCCTGCTGGCCACCGGACTTCTGGTGGCCACGCCCCAGGCCGGATGGATGGTCCTCGGCGCCCTGGTCGTCCGCCAGCTCTACACCCTGTGGCGGCGGCGCGGGATCACCGACGCGGAGGCGCGCAAGGAGTCCGACGAGCAGGCCGAGAACGACCTGTCGCTGGTCGGCGCGGGGCTCGTCGCCGGAAGCTCCCTCAACGACGTGGGCCAGCTCACCAAGGCCCTGTGAGGAAGGTTCTGTGAGGGAAGGCCCCGTGAGAAAGGACGTGCACGCTGTGGACGACATGGACACCACGGAGACCGTGGACCCCGAACACCCGGCGGGCACCCCGGCCCTCGGCCTCGTCACCATCGGCCAGGCCCCGCGCGCCGACCTCCGCCCGGACGCGGAACCGCTGCTGCCCGGGGTGCGCCTGGTCGAACACGGCGCGCTCGACGCCGAACGGTTCGACGGCGCCGCCGAGGCCGCGACCCGTCGGCTGCTGGCCCCCGAGGACGGCGAGGCGCCACTGGTCTCCCGGCTGCGCGACGGCCGTTCGGTACTCCTCGGGCACGGGGCGATCGTCCCGCGCATCACGGACGCGGTCGCCCGCGCGGAGCGCGACGGCGCCGCCGCGACCCTGCTGCTGTGCACCGGCCGCTTCCCGGCGGTGCGGGCCCGGCGGCCCCTGCTGTTCGCCGAACCGCTGGTGCAGCAGGCCGTCGCCGCGACCGTGGGCACCGACCCCGTGGGCATCGTCTGCCCGCACCCCGACCAGGCCGAGGACGTCTCCCGGCGCTGGGCGGAGCTGCTGCCCGGCCGGGTCCAGGCCGCGACCGCCGATCCGTACGGCCCCGCCGAGCGCGTCCTGGACGACATCGCCGCCGCCGCGCGCACCCTCGCGGACCGTGGCAGCTCCTGGCTCGTCCTGGACTGCATCGGCTACACGGAGCAGATGCGCACCGCCGCCCTACGGGCCACGGGCCGCCCCGTGCTGCTGGCCCGCGCCATCGCCGTCAGGATGGCGGCAGAGGTGGTGGCGGCCTCGGCGTGACGCCCGCGCGGCGCCGCCGGGGCACCCTGCCGTCCTACGGCGCGCCCTGCCGTCCCGCGGCGCCTCCGCGCGTCTGTCCGCATCCTGCCGACCCCGTAACGCCTCCGGGCACCTGGCCACATGCTGTCGCCCCCGTGACGCCCAGGCGCACCCACCCGCCCGGTAGGGCTTCCGCGTGCCCGCCCGCCCCGTGACGCCTTCGCGCATCCGCCCGCACTTTGCCACCCCGTAAGGGCTCCGCGCATTCGCTCGCACCCTGTCGCCCCCGTATCGCCTCCGCGCATCTGCCCGCACCCTGGCGCTCCGTAACGTCACCGCACACCCCACCCGCACCCTCCGCCCGCCCTGTAGCGCCCGACCCACCGGAGGTCCACCGTGTCCGTGTCCTCGTCCGTGTCCGTACCCGTGTCCTCGTCCGACGCCCCCGCCCGGCCCATCGGCGTGATCCGCGTCCTCACCAGCGAGGACCCCGTCGCCGTCGCCACCCACGGCAAGGCCATCGAGGGGTGCTACGGCCTGCCGACCGACTCGCGGTGCATCCCCGGCCAGCCCCACGGCATCCATGACGACGACTCCGAGGCCCGCGCCGAACCCAAGATTGTGGACCTTGCCAGGGAGCTGGCCGATGCCGGAGCGCGGACGCTGATCATCAGCTGTGCCGCCGATCCGGCGCTCCAGAAGACCCGCCAAGCCGTCGGCATCCCGGTCATCGGCGCGGGCTCGGCGGCTGCCGCCGTCGCGCTGGGCCTCGGCAGCCGGATCGGCGTGCTGGGCATCCGGGACGAGGCACCGCCCGCCGTGCGCGCCGTGCTCGGCGACCACTTCGCCGCCTCTGCCCGCCCCGACGGCGTCCACCGCACCACCGACCTGCTCGCCCCGGAGGGGCCCGCGGCGGTGCTGGAGGCCGCGGCCGGGCTCGTCGCGTCGGGTGCGGACACTCTGCTCCTGGCCTGCACCGGCCTCAACACCATTGGAATCCGCCCCCTGCTGGAGGAGCGGCTGGGCGTCCCGGTCGTGGACCCGGTGCTCGCCGCCGGACTGCTGGCCTCCTACGCGTACGGCGACTGAGCAGCCGTAAGGAGCCGCGTGGCGATGGCGACCGAGCGGCCCGTAAGGCATCCGTGCGCCAACTGATCGGCCGTAAGGACTCCGCGCGGTCGCTGAATGGGCCGTAAGGGATCCGCGTGGCGACGGAGCGGCCGTAAGAGATCCGTGCGCCAACTCAGCGGCGTAAGCGATCCGCGCGGTCGCCGATCGGGCCGGTTACGGCTCCGCGCGACGACCGAGCGGCTGTAAGGCACCGCCCGGCGGCTGAGCGCCCGTAAGGGACCCCTCGCCGGGCCGGACTTCGCCGGGCCGGGCCCGGAGCGTCACACCAGGCTGTCCCGCCACGCCTGATGCAGCGCCGCGAAGCGGCCCTCGCCCGCGATCAGTCGGTCCGGCGGGCCGTCCTCGACGATCCGGCCGTCGGCCATGACCAGCACCCGGTCGGCCGTCTCCACGGTCGACAGCCGGTGGGCGATGACGACTGCCGTACGGCCGCGCAGCACCGTGTCCATGGCGCGCTGCACCGCCCGCTCGCCCGGGATGTCGAGGGAGGAGGTGGCCTCGTCGAGGATGAGGACCGACGGGTCGGCGAGCAACGCGCGGGCGAACGCGACCAGTTGGCGCTGACCGGCGGAGATCCGACCGCCGCGCTTGCGCACATCCGTGTCGTAGCCGTCGGGCAGGGCGGCGACGAAGTCGTGTGCGCCGATCGCCTTGGCCGCCCGCTCGATCTCGGCGCGGGTGGCGTCGGGGCGGCCGATGGCGATGTTCTCGGCGATCGTGCCGGAGAACAGGAACGCCTCCTGCGTCACCATGACCACACCACGCCGCAGTTCGGGCATGGCCAGATCGCGTAGATCCACCCCGTCGAGCAGCACCCGGCCGTC is from Streptomyces hygroscopicus and encodes:
- a CDS encoding peptidase M4 encodes the protein MRSLPQRHLRPNARRSGRTPGHRAVATGALVVAAAMIGVGFQSGTAAARQDGAADRPAARTISGAPDPGALPAKLSPAQRAELIRKADAAKGEAAKGLKLGAKEKLVVKDVIKDADGTTHTRYERTYAGLPVLGGDLVVDRAKSGAQLTVAKATKARLTVPTTTAAVAPATAEKAAVKAANAQGSRKTEAERAPRKVIWAAKGTPTLAYETVVGGLQEDGTPNELHVITDAATGAKLFEFQGVKKGTGNSQYSGQVTLGTSGSAGSYNLTDSGRGNHKTYNLNRGTSGTGTLFTDADDVWGSGNTSDAATAGVDAHYGAAETWDYYKNVHGRTGIRGDGVGAYSRVHYSSGYVNAFWQDACFCMTYGDGSGNAKPLTSIDVAAHEMSHGVTAATANLTYSGESGGLNEGTSDIFAAAVEFYANNASDPGDYLVGEKIDINGDGTPLRYMDKPSKDGASKDSWYSGVGNVDVHYSSGIANHFFYLLSEGSGAKVINGVSYDSPTYDNLPVTGIGRDNAEKIWFKALSQRMTSNTNYAGARDATLWAAGELFGQGSAQYNAVASAWAGVNVGTRIADGVTVTPPGAQTSIVNQATSLQIAATSSNPGALGYAADGLPAGLSIDSSTGLISGTPTTVGSSQVTVTVTDSAGKTGTASFTWTVNTSGGNVFENTADIAIPDAGEPVTSPIAVSRAGNAPANLQVGVDIVHSYRGDLVIDLIAPDGTAYPLKSASLFDSADDVRTTYTVNASSETAVGTWKLRVQDMYAQDTGYINSWKLTF
- a CDS encoding (alpha)-aspartyl dipeptidase, with the protein product MQLLLLSNSAAPGRGYLDHALEEIASVLDGARRLVFVPYALADHDGYTAKVAAALEPLGVEVTGAHTADDPAELVRGAQAVFVGGGNSFRLLKALHERDLIRAIRERVAAGAVYMGSSAGTNMACPTLRTSNDMPIVQPPTFEALGLLPFQINPHYLDAEPDTAHMGESRALRLEQFLEENDVPVVGLREGTWLRRDADRLTLGGIDAGAILFRRGEDPAELRPGADLSALLREEPRFDSAAHSS
- a CDS encoding IclR family transcriptional regulator, whose protein sequence is MPEQKPVTGAPPLQTADRVLNVLLAFDRERPEWGVTEIAEEFGLDKSVAQRLLAALAYRGFLVSDKRSRRYRLGPAVWHLSWVWERGGGMASLARPILETLAGTVGVNTLFAVPDGVHMRCVAAVDGATGPLRYYVLAGELYPAHAGATSRAYFGMLPPGDRAVLLYGRPMARFSEHTPTDPVRLEERFSEVRRDGYAYSEGEYDPDSAALAAPVLVGRRPVGTLTLAATPEVLRPRREQLIAPLLQGAADLGRLLTPTRPRRAPRR
- a CDS encoding AroM family protein — its product is MDDMDTTETVDPEHPAGTPALGLVTIGQAPRADLRPDAEPLLPGVRLVEHGALDAERFDGAAEAATRRLLAPEDGEAPLVSRLRDGRSVLLGHGAIVPRITDAVARAERDGAAATLLLCTGRFPAVRARRPLLFAEPLVQQAVAATVGTDPVGIVCPHPDQAEDVSRRWAELLPGRVQAATADPYGPAERVLDDIAAAARTLADRGSSWLVLDCIGYTEQMRTAALRATGRPVLLARAIAVRMAAEVVAASA
- a CDS encoding membrane protein, whose translation is MNPNTQAGADASVADAPPRSHPRAFEPVTLVLTIVLSVLGALIGIVLITSLGVSPNTAVIGALVAMLIGRIPVGVLTRMRSKHRQNLVQSAISGSTFAAANSLLTPIAVPFALGRNDLVWPMLGGAVIGLAVDSWVLYRVFDSKLLPATGSWPAGIAAAETIKAGDTGGRKAAILGAGAVIGFVGALFKLPTSAAGVGFLGNIWALAMFGVGLTVGQYAPEFGFDLGARHVPHGLMIGAGLVALTQALLLMRTRKGGAKGAADGPAAEGPAAHGPDADGGLTVQAPQLRRGLLEGMGLFVCGAIVVAIAGGVVGKLSLPALVGWVLLAGVAAIVHQLIVGLAAMHSGWFPAFAVTLIFLIIGLVLHIPTVPLALLVGYTASTGPAFADLGYDFKAGWLLRRDAAPWRPFEIEGRRQQYLAQLVGFGVALVVVAVAWKTFFSEGKVPPVAEVYVTTIKTGLEPGTMTTMLLWAIPGALVQLLGGPSRQMGVLLATGLLVATPQAGWMVLGALVVRQLYTLWRRRGITDAEARKESDEQAENDLSLVGAGLVAGSSLNDVGQLTKAL